The Biomphalaria glabrata chromosome 13, xgBioGlab47.1, whole genome shotgun sequence sequence CAAATATTTATTCTGATCTTTTTTGGTCCTTGAAAATTTGACTAGAGGTCAATGAAATAAAGGTCAATAACatgttttgttgattttaaaacaacacTATGACTATCAAATTATTTTTCCTCAGCACTAGTGTGTACTTAGAGAGACacaaaacaaagacattttgtaGCCCAAAACCTATCCAACAGTTACCCGTGTTATCAATTAAAATTACGTTTTTTTGTGTCCGGGCATAACAGAACACCGACCACTAATGAACTTTCAAACCAAAATATATAAGTCTGTACTGAACAGTTGGTCACACtctttaattattatatttggcTAGTCCTAATGTGTTGACGTTTATGCATAACAAGgcctaaatatttctttatttagtcGCATTGAGCCGTTCTTTATTGAGTTATTGAGATCAAGTTAGTCAATGTTTCTCTCGCCATTAGTACAACTTTGACAATGACAATTCACATGATAGACACTTGCATACTTGGGAACTAAAAATCGTCCAAAAACCTATTTATTTTGCACATACTGTAATTATTAGAAATGTTAACACTTGATAAAAGGTTGACAGGTCTGTAGACACCAATCTACCAGTCTTTAGTTCCCATGAAGATCAACGGTATTAGTGTTTGAAATTCTCAGTACTCTTGGTATTTATTTATACTTAAGCTTTAAAGAGATAGtacttgtaaaaagtttgtacttttaATATACAGTGTTATAATTGATAAATTTTGAAATCAGTCCTACTTTCAATAAATAGTATTCCAATAATTCCTtaataaatagcattttaaatGGATAGTACTTTAAATAGATACAACTTGCAACAAATAGTACTTTCAATTGGTCGTAattttaataatacatttaatatgcAGCCCGTCCAATAAGTGTTACTTTGAATATATTTTCATTGCTAGTATATGTCACAATAAATAGTTGGCTACTTTGAATAGATAGTACTTTCCAtagatattttatatatagTATTTTTATCGATACATTCAAAAAatggtacttttatacacatagttttattaaacaaaattgaagGCGaagaaaaaatgtctttgttttcttgtcatttttagcggcgccaaaaggggaatagacgctattagttttgtgtggtctgtctgtccgcccgtccgtccgtcccgtttagatctcgtaaaatagaaaagatattttaaaaatccgacatcatgataccattcaccattcaaagttctgatgcaactgctaATGCCAAACAACTTGAGGATGGTTGTGAGAGGTAGTAAATAATGAAGAAGATGCTCCCTGGTAGGTGTTGCGATGAAAAGACTCATTAAACCATTATTCTGGGCAGTGACAATCAGCTTTTGTTCAGATCAGTGATCTTAAGCTTTTGTCTAGGAGTCTGACATCATAGCAGTTAATAACTCTTCATTGCATCGCTCAGGACCAGTTTGCATGTAACCGAGCTTAAAGGCTCATCGCACTTAATAGGTTTAAATTGTCTCAGGAAGGCgttacacttttcttttttaaagcagTCTGAACTATTTGACAGCAATATGAATTCCATCTTCTGGATAACACTACTTCTGCTGCTGTGTAGtgagttgtttgttttacatgtttaaaatgttccttcagatttgaagataattacattctaaAACAAACCTCCCCCAGGACGACAGGAGATTGCAGCATAAAGGGTTTattgatataatttatataatttatgttTCAATAAGtgtattcatatttattttcttcatttcagCACTAAGAGAACAGCTTGTTAATCTACTGTCAGACATCCTAGGATGGTCAAAGGAATTTCTGAACTATTTCAACTAATTATGTGAACTAATTATGTGAACTAATTATTTGAACTAATTATGTGAACTAATAATGTgaactatttgttgttttttttttctttaattagttTTCTTCCTCAACTCCTGTTAGATCTATACACTTTTCCCACAAAGCTCAAGTGCTACTAAGGCAGACTAAGTTacgaataataacaataaataattgtaaaaaatatttacacactCATGTAATACATTTAGGACTAAATTGTGAATTAAATTCAAAGATAGTAGAGTTTATGAATTACAAAGGACGCACTCTACACCATAGGTTTAAAGTTTCAAGTAAAAGAGGTTAAGTTATTTACTAGTGGCAACTGGCCAGTACGGTCCCTacagaatatatatatgctaatttatagatctatatttcctcTCTTCATTCAGGTCATAATGTGTGTGTTAACACAGCATCACACACTTTCACAGCCCTGAATATCAGCGGCAATGTCTATTGTCTTTCTGAAGACAGCAACTTCACCTACTTTGAGGCTAGAGACTATTGTCCAAAGATTGGAGGCGAGATAgtcttttttaaaaccaatctCGAATATTTTAACCTCTTCAAAGTACTGGACGAGAACTCGaattttccaaagcaaattTGGATTCATTTTTGGAGGTATTTTAACTATCTTAGTAATCAGATGGTATTCTCTTGGAGTGATGAACTATTTGGAATTGGCGTATGGTTACCCGATGAGCCTAGCGACCAATGCATTGGTTTTACTAAACAGTGCTGCGCAAGGATTAAATTATCAAACACGAGAGGGTTGGCAGACTACGAGTGTACAGGCAAGTTTGCAGCTCTGTGTAGAAGTCTTGAGCAGTGCACGTTCAGCTCAACAGAATGCTCCTTGGCTTGTCAGGAGCCAGTTCAAGACATAAAGTGCTTGTCAGGTTTCATCCTTGATTCGTCAAGCGGAAGTTGTTTGGATGAAGACGAATGCGCAATGAACACTAGCAGATGTCAACAGAAATGTGTGAACACTCAAGGGTCGTACTCGTGTGACTGTGATCGCGGATATACTCTGAGTACGGATAATGTCACCTGTAGAGACATCGACGAATGCCTTCTTAGAGTTCCTCCATGTCAGCAAATATGCCGAAACACGAACGGATCTTTCCATTGCGAGTGCTATGACGGGTACACTTTCAGGATGAACAATGGAACTTGTGTGGACGTGGATGAGTGTGGAGAGGGGACGCACCAATGTGAACAACTGTGTAACAATACTGTAGGCTCTTACGTCTGTGACTGCATGGAAGGATTTCTCTTGTCCTCAGATGGACATAGATGCACAAAGATAGAtccatgtctaccttttcaatGCCAGCAGATTTGTGTTGGGTTAAATCAAAGTGTCAACTGTCAAGAGTTCTGCAAATCTTATCCACAGCTCTGCGACCAAGACTGCGTTAGCAACAATGATTCTTATTTATGTACTTGCAGATCTGGTTATGAGCTCGACAGTACGGACAACAAGACTTGCCACGACATAGACGAATGCAGTCTAAACTCTAGCCTATGTGAGGTTTTCTGCATCAATACCCCAGGCTCATACTTTTGCTCTTGCCCACAAGGATATCGCCTTGCAGGAAACAGCTACTCTTGTGAAAAGTCTACACTGGTGAATTACTGCCCTTGTTCATGTCTGCCCTCTAGCAGAAAGAGCAAATTGAGCTACGAACAGCTGACTGTTTATCTGCAGACCTTATCAAAGAGCCTTCAAGTTGCAAGAGACAATCTATTGTCCCATCGCTTACAGTTGACAAGCCAGAAGGATGACAGGCCAACCAGCAATACCATCGGCTACTCTGGTATCATCATGATGTCCTTTGTATTTGGCATAGTCATCCTTCCTGACCTCATTGCGCTGACTAGTCTGGTCATTCCAAAATTAAGAACAAttctaaaaatattcttttccgAATAAAATTGTGTCTaagactttctttttgtttgcgAATGCTTTTATATATTTACTAGCTTTAATTTTACCTGGTTTgctcggtttttttttttctacaaataacATGCATTTATTccgtttgaatttgtgtatacATCTGATTTAGataagaagtagatctagatctaggatcagGTGAAGATAAAGGCGAAGAAAACTTAGTTGATAGAACGAATGTCGCGGGAGACAAACATAGGAATAATTATTGTCAAAAATCACAAAGCGTCTTacttgttatttaaaataaagttaggTAATCACTTATTATTTAGCATTACTATTGATAGGCTTATGGAAAGAGCAGTGAATATCAGAAGTTTAAATGTGAAAGTTCAAAAGTGAAAGGTCGACAATCAAGGGTAAAAAGTCAGATGGCTAAaagtgaaaagtaaaaaaagaaatgttccaAATTAAAATGATCTAAGACTCAAAAGTAATATTTTCAAAACTAGAAGGATTAAAAGTAAGATTTTCACAACTAGAAGGATTAAAAGTAAGATTGTCAAAAGTGagaattttaaaagtaaataggtGAAAGTGAGATGTTGATATGTAGAGTGGCCAAAAGTTAACTTGTTTCACTATCCGTCATCATGTTCTCTACAATACTTTGAACACACATCCACTATATGTGGGAGGCAATAAAGATTGCCCCACAAGATTACCTGTGATGGGGGGCTGTTACTTAAAAGTTTTATATGTTTAATGAAACTGCTAATTCTATCTTTGGCCAAAACCAGCACTCCCTCTTTTCATGTTATCCTTGCCTTTACATGTGTGCATcttagcagtggcgtcactaggggggtgcGGGGGCTACGGtctgcaccgggtgacacccattgggggggggtgacacccaagtgaaaaaaaaaatggaataactgacaattttaaaaaagtgtcaGAGGCTAAATATTGCAACATATTATTCACaattgataaatatatatatttacattttaaaaaatatttcggctaaacatattttaaattttttatttaatttctacAAAAATGTCCCAAACCATACTTTCAGCTGTATATTAGCTGCATGTATATAGATACTGCTTtgatttttaataatgtttttgtCGAATCTATTGAAATAGTAGCTAGCATTGTAATACCAGAACGCCAACCAATAGTCACTGTTCAACAAATGACGACATTCTTCAAgcataaaatattattgaaatctcacatgtaattaatgtaagttttgTAGAGTTGGAAAGTAAATAAGTAGCAATTTAAATTTCTAAAGATGATGATGTAATTTCAGAAGTTGAATGTAAAAGAAACTTTAGCCAAGATGAACTAAATGTTACAATGTCGAATGATATAGACTTCAATATTTGACCAATACATTAACTATTTTACGAATTTCCCATGCAAAAAAATTATCCCAAGTAAAAGGAAAAGCACGCCAGTTGTTAAAAGGATGGTTCTGATGCTTCCTGTTGGGGATAAATTACTCAATTAATATCAAGAAATTGTATGTCTTTTGTTGTCAACTACTTTCAACTAATTCTATAGAAATGTAACTTAATTTAATAAGTGGTTTAAATAAAAGTCCGAAATTggaatatcaaaatatttatgaAGAATAGTCATCAGGATTGGAAAATCGAAAAACAAGAGCATCTGGCTACTACTACAATTGACACGAAAGTCGTTGATATGATTgattaaagaagaaaaaggaTAAATTGCACAGATTGTTTTCCTGAAATCAGAATATTTGATATTTCGTGACCATATTAACGACGAGTCTTTATTGAATATAGAATGTCCACAAGATAAAAGAAATGTACGGATAAGATACTTAACTAAAAGTGTATCTTTATTgttgaaaagtttataaatgttttagaaaacacctttgtattttgtttaacaGCATACCTGACATAGCACACACTGATCAGATCCATAAGTCATCCGATTGTAATGGGAGACAAAAAGCTAATAAGATCTACtaaatatcttaaaatgtctTGAAATGAGTGAGCTTGAATTTAGAATATGTAAAAATGTCTGGAGTCATAAAGGAGTACAGGAAATTTTAAGAAGCAACAGAAAACCTGCGGTGATGGTGTGTAGAGCATTCACTTAGTCTATATGGAAATGCTTCTTGCTTAAAATTGTTGGTACgatggaaataattttttttttcgttctaaaATTATAGCCCTTGGATGTGCAGCTTAAGATATATTGCCAgatgtcttttattttaactattattttaaaggaaaaggTGTACAAGAAGGCCAATGATAAATAAGAGTAGGCCAACCTTTAAACTATTGACAAAGAGGTGGCCAATTCAACTTTGTCTCTACCAAAAAGCATAACACGTTCGACAAAGGAACAGACGACACTTTCACAACGGGCAAATTGATTAAAAATGAAATCGTTAAAGACATTACGTTTTAGTGTTTGATACGTCTTCAAATTTTGATATccagtaatgaaaaaaaaacacattttaatttgCTTAAGGTTGTAGCAAAATTTaactataaatatattgtaaccACTGAGTTTTAGAATTTAATTTACACGCatgtttttttagttgtttaaaAATCAATGAATGTAGTTAATAATAAAGTATGTGTATTATGgctcaacaaacaaacaaaaaacagtaaacattttttgaggTGGAGgcgggggtgacaccctgagttGACCGCACCTGGTGACACACacactagtgacgccactgcatcTATGTATCATTTGTCTACTTCGCAATagctgttaatattttttttatatcgattACACGTTGTACCATTCTAAGCTGAAACTACTTCCTTGAACTAATAAACTTTGTCTGTAAATCAGTTCACAGATTTTGATAGCGGAAACAGTTTTGTAATCTTTAATCCATGAAATAGATTCAACCTGATCAATATGACGCTAACTCGATTGGATATATTGATTTACCCAGCGCTTCTCAAGCTGGAATAAGTGCACACTAGAGCCCCTATGGAAATTAATTCAAAGTAAAACGTAGTTATAAAGTGAATTCTAAAGACAGAGAACTATAAaattatctatatattttagtTGTAGATAAATAAGTGGTAGGTTAATTAAAGtttagaaattaaatacaaatcaTTGTAAGGATCACTGATGAAAATCAAGCTTGAGATATGAAGATTAAATGCATAATCCTATTAACCAATTTTAGAAACGTGTTTATAAAATCACACTTTTTCAAAAGCCTTTTCTTTATCAGTGGAcatgacaaatacagattactcgtcgctttgtttttttttgtttttttagatttaactAATTACTATGACctagtttttatatattttttaagtatatagatctatcatttcGAAGCCTGGGAGCATTCAATGCCACTATTGGTGTTGGGTTGGAACTGACGAGCTTTTTGTTAAATGAACTGGAATTGGGTTAACTTCGAGATATACTACAAAGTCATCGAATGTATTCTGTAAAGGTTAAAAATAGCGTTTGACTTCTAGAGACGATGAAACCTTTCGCACCAGCTATCACTACGATAATCCTAATGTGTCTTTTTACTTCATGTGAGTATTAAGTGTTTTTATTGTTGATATTATTTTGTATAACTGTAGTGTAGATTAGTTTACATAGGTACTTTGCtttgcagagctagagaggaggatcctagcaatggaattgagatgctacagaaggatcctaggtatcacattcaaagaccgcatcacaaaccaagagattagagacaggattactgCAGCGTTTGGACCCCATGatcacctgctaactatcgtaaaaaaaaacgcaagctacaaatctatggccatattacacgATCTTCGGAGCTCGCACAGACATtacttcagggaacagtaccaggaaaatgaagaagagacagacaaagaaaTCGATGGGAGGACAAGatataagaatggatgggcctgctattcaaagaggttctaactaaggtaacgagaggaatggagaaagagggtcgacgaatcttgcatggtgccccaatggtcctaCAGACTAAGGGATCGGTAAAGGTAATGTACTTTGTAGTCTATACAGTGTATACATGGTATTATTTCAATTCCTACAatgagtcaaaaaaaaaacgcagtaaataccacacacacacacaaaattggAACTAAAGACCCTGAACGTCAACTCATGGTTCCTGGCGAGACTTTATTGACACTATCCCAGAGATCACTTCAATTTGGTCGCTGGATGGACATAAACAAAAATGGTAGccgttttatttttgatttATTTAGATGTTATTTATATAGATGTATATCAATACGTTTATTTTCGACCTTTTTGTAGCATGTGCGTGTAGCATGTGCGGTAAGAAAAATTCATACAACGTTAAAGTGTCATGAATACGTGTCGCCTTATAAGaataatttatctttatataaCTAACTAACTTAAATCCGGGTCTGACTGCAGgaatataaaattgtaaatcCTGTCTTGAATTTGAGAATGTAGTATGTAGCTGGGCATAGTAAAAGGCATATTTTCGATTAACATATTGAATAATGGCAGGGTAAAAATCTAAAACGTGGGCAATCATTACATTTCTGTGGTAATCATTACATTTCTGTCTTTGATCTAGAATTCTAATTTTACCCTTTTGTAACAACATTCTTTTAAGGAAAAGAGTGGAGATTATTGCTGGTATACTTAATAATATCAGATACAACTGAAcgccaagtttttttttctattgtagGTTTGGGGATCAAAGACTTAAGTCTAATTTAACAATTTGATTACAAGGTAGACTTAACTTTtggaaatttatttttcataattttttaatgtcataaattgtaataaatttgTTTCTTCTAATTGTTTCTCATCAACAGATACAACTTCAAATGATTACATTTCACTAATTATAGAAAGCCGTGTTTATTGGCTGGCAAGGTCAAGTGTCTATAGTCAACCAGAAGGCAAAACTAACTGCGCCCAATTAAACGCCGAGTTggctttgtttgaaaataacgaagaatattttagagtctataGCGCATTAAGTCAAAACCGCACCATAACTTTAAAAGAGGTTTGGATAGACTTCAACATTTCTAACCACACGTATTATTATGGTTTCGGTTGGAGACAGGAAATATTTAATGGTTCTGTTTGGACGTCCAATGAACCAGATGAAAACTGCAAAAACATTTCCAGAGAGTGCTGTGCGAGACTAAAGCTTAAAGAAGGTTTAAAAGATCATGATTGCAGTTCCGATTATTCGTACTTATGCAGGGCTCTGTGTCCACTCCATGACATCAAGTGTCTCTTAAAACAACGTAGAGTGAAAATAAACTCTTCCGATTGTTCCACGGGTTACATCTTCAACAGCACACTGTCATCATGTGTTGATGTTGACGAATGCGAGACAAACACATCCATGTGTACACAGTCGTGTCTCAACACTAACGGCTCTTACACGTGTGCGTGTCACGACGGCTACACAGCAGGGAACGACACTTACTCTTGTCAGGACATCGATGAGTGTTTAACTAACAATGCCTCTTGCCTGCAAGTTTGTGAAAACTCTGCGGGAAGCTTTCAATGCAAATGTCATGATGGCTACTATCTGGGGTTGGACAATAAAACTTGTCTTGACGTGAATGAATGTAGCTCGGGTGCTCATAAATGTCAACAGAACTGTAGCAATACAAACGGATCTTACATCTGTGAGTGCGAGAGTGGCTACTTACGATCTAGCGATGGCTTCAATTGTACAAAAGTAGAAACATGTTTAACATCACAGTGCGAACAAAATTGTTCGAATACTAGTACTGGCTACACCTGTCATTGCTACCCTGGCTTCAAGTTAGACGCTGATGGAATACACTGTTCAGATATTAACGAATGTAATCAGTCTACATGTAGGAACTGCTCCTATACAAATGTATCCAACTCTTGCCCTAGCCATTGTAATGTAAGTTCTACTGTTTGTGATCAAGTCTGTGATAACGTCAATGGATCATTTCAATGTTCTTGTAGACCAGGCTACCTTCTAGATATAGCTGACAACAAGACATGCAATGACATAGATGAATGCAGTCTAAACTCCAGCCTGTGTGAAGTCTCCTGTATTAACACCCCAGGCTCATACTTCTGCTCATGTCCACAAGGATATCAACTTTCAGGAAATAACTTCTCTTGTGAAAAGAATACACTCGCCAATTACTGCCCTTGTTCTTGCCTTACCACCAAGATAAAAGATCACATGAACAAAGAGCAGCTGGCTGTTTACCTGGAGAGCTTAACAAAGAGCCTACAAGTCATCAAAGGTGATCTTCTTTCACATCGTTCAACGTTGACAACCCAGAAGGATGACAGGCCAACCAGCTCTATCCTCGGCTACATCGGCATCGTCACAATGACATTTGTTTTTGGTACAATCATCTTGCCAGAAGTTTTAATGCTGACTGTTGAAGTCATTCACAAGATTAGAAACCTATTCTAAATACATGACATTGcaaatgacaaaataaattcattattaaaattattgcgCACCAACGGTACCACAGTTTGTCAATAAAACAAATGGTCATTTGATAGCACGTCCTGGGCTAAACTGACGTGGTGACCGATGAATCAGACAAAATCTGTATTTCTATAAGACGAATAGATCTTGTTCTAGagtatttcatttaatatgttaaatttctatttgtttaaaatgtgtaaacAGTGAATACGGGTGTTGATAAACTTTTCTGGAAGAACATGTGAGTCTGTGAAATTTAACAGACACTTTGTTTCCATGGCACGAACAATGTTCCCTAAAAGAAAAGTACTTTGAACACAGTTGAGGTGCATGGTGGACACTCCAGCGTGACCAACAGGAGGTGCTAGCCCATTTCAGAGTCAGCACGCACTTAGGGCGATATAGAAATAAATACCATACGCGATGCCTCCACTTCTAAAAGGACGAGAAAACAGTAGGAGGAATTTCGGAGAATGTCGAGTCTTGAACATAAGGTGATAATTTttgaaagagggagagagagagagagagagagagagagagagctggtTAATGGCCAGGATAAGCCTATTCCTTGAACAAAGACAAGAAGACCCTTTTACTTGTTACGTGGAACTAAGTTTCAATACATTCATCCTGTCATGAAATGTGTCTCAGATAGGGAATAAATATAAATGGAAGAACTGTAAAtttccatccatttatctcaatactgtaagatttattttctttttctatttcaataaaaattaattgactaccactaattaattaattaattggctaattgtttgattgattcatgttttgttaaggacaatgaataattgtgcaaagttttaacttcatccgagaatcgAAGTAGAAGAGCTAACTTGTATaaagtttgtaccagacagacagagtgagtgagttaatataagttcTGTAAAAATATGTGACTTTAAgctaagagagagagggaggactaaggaaattaaacaattatttattgtggaTACTATTTTAACACTGGAGATGTCTACAATAGATATTAAAACACAGACCAAATTTGAAAAATCCTATATCGACAAATTCAGTGACACAGAGATACACTATCCAACGATATGGAGAAGTCAGCTACATAATGAAACTAGACAAGAACCAAACGAAAGACAGTTGGAGGAGCAAGACTGGGAGGGAttaaagacacaaaaaaaacaataccaAGTATGCCATCACCTCGGGTGAGGGGAGGAggtggagaatttgaaaatccccctccACCAGGCCACCACTTGAGAGGGTCCCGATatgagttttatttttacattaaatattaaatattacgcaaaatgcaggggcccccaaagaggtcaggCGCCCCGGGCTccaaaatgatggaaaattcctagctacgcccttgCATGCCATGTTTCAATAGCACTGTTGCCAAGTGATATACATGAAAGTACTTTACGCTACCGCTGAAAGCGCTTAGAAATTCAATTCTATAGTGCAAAAAGggcaaaaaaagttattaaatacGGCTATAATAATTTGCTACTAATTACTTCCGTATTTTACATACCAGATGCACTAAAATGCTTTCTATCTATAGAATTGCTTCATTGTATGAAAATCGGGTATGCTGATTTTAGTCCAGCGACGCCAATAAAATCGAGGTGAATCCGTAAATATCAGATAAATATCAGACTAAATATCAGACTAAATATCAGATAAATATCAGACTAAATATCAGACTAAATATCAGataacttacttagacttaggtcctcccgcgccgttcggcgcattgggcggcaagctgtctccataatgatctgtcactggcaatgtctgaagcctcttcccatctggtgtccactgttctgaggtcctccatgaaggtgtgtcgccaggtaatacgaggacgtccctgtttgcgctttcctcgttttggcttccatgttatcgcaactcttggtgtgcgtaattcattttgacgtagaacatgtcccgcaaacctcatgcgacgctcagtcacaacctcactaagtgttcgactcccagttcggcaaaggatttccttgtttgagatccggtctgtgtaactgactcccaaaatccgtctcagccatctctgttgagccacatttagtcttttctcaattttgacagatgacttccacgtctcacatgcatatgtagcagttggaatgacgattgtgttgagaaggtgtatttttgtctcgagtccaatggcttggctagtccaaataggctgcagcctttggaaaatgctccctgcctttcctattcggcacgctacatcatggtaagcatctccatcatttgttatgatgctgccaaggtacgtgaacttgtccagctcttcaagctttgactcgccaagtctgacggggacaccctttgccttatatcccactcgcataattttagtcttatccaagtttatgcggaggccaatttgggtgcctctctgtctaggctctccgtcatttcttgaatgcatttatttgtagccccgagtagtgcaacatcatcagcaaagtccaagtccgtcaatcggagttgttcatgccatggaataccaaaggcagtctggttcattgctctcctcattatgtagtcgatggctaggaggaaaaggaagggagataagatgcacccctgtctcacacctgtctcgattgtaaaaaactctg is a genomic window containing:
- the LOC129922291 gene encoding matrilin-2-like encodes the protein MNSIFWITLLLLLCSHNVCVNTASHTFTALNISGNVYCLSEDSNFTYFEARDYCPKIGGEIVFFKTNLEYFNLFKVLDENSNFPKQIWIHFWRYFNYLSNQMVFSWSDELFGIGVWLPDEPSDQCIGFTKQCCARIKLSNTRGLADYECTGKFAALCRSLEQCTFSSTECSLACQEPVQDIKCLSGFILDSSSGSCLDEDECAMNTSRCQQKCVNTQGSYSCDCDRGYTLSTDNVTCRDIDECLLRVPPCQQICRNTNGSFHCECYDGYTFRMNNGTCVDVDECGEGTHQCEQLCNNTVGSYVCDCMEGFLLSSDGHRCTKIDPCLPFQCQQICVGLNQSVNCQEFCKSYPQLCDQDCVSNNDSYLCTCRSGYELDSTDNKTCHDIDECSLNSSLCEVFCINTPGSYFCSCPQGYRLAGNSYSCEKSTLVNYCPCSCLPSSRKSKLSYEQLTVYLQTLSKSLQVARDNLLSHRLQLTSQKDDRPTSNTIGYSGIIMMSFVFGIVILPDLIALTSLVIPKLRTILKIFFSE
- the LOC106077372 gene encoding signal peptide, CUB and EGF-like domain-containing protein 1, which translates into the protein MKPFAPAITTIILMCLFTSYTTSNDYISLIIESRVYWLARSSVYSQPEGKTNCAQLNAELALFENNEEYFRVYSALSQNRTITLKEVWIDFNISNHTYYYGFGWRQEIFNGSVWTSNEPDENCKNISRECCARLKLKEGLKDHDCSSDYSYLCRALCPLHDIKCLLKQRRVKINSSDCSTGYIFNSTLSSCVDVDECETNTSMCTQSCLNTNGSYTCACHDGYTAGNDTYSCQDIDECLTNNASCLQVCENSAGSFQCKCHDGYYLGLDNKTCLDVNECSSGAHKCQQNCSNTNGSYICECESGYLRSSDGFNCTKVETCLTSQCEQNCSNTSTGYTCHCYPGFKLDADGIHCSDINECNQSTCRNCSYTNVSNSCPSHCNVSSTVCDQVCDNVNGSFQCSCRPGYLLDIADNKTCNDIDECSLNSSLCEVSCINTPGSYFCSCPQGYQLSGNNFSCEKNTLANYCPCSCLTTKIKDHMNKEQLAVYLESLTKSLQVIKGDLLSHRSTLTTQKDDRPTSSILGYIGIVTMTFVFGTIILPEVLMLTVEVIHKIRNLF